From the Anaeromyxobacter dehalogenans 2CP-1 genome, the window TCGCTCCGGACGATCTCCTGGAGCCGGAGGAGGCCCTCGGTGAGCGCCTCCGGCCGCGGCGGGCAGCCCGGGACGTAGACGTCCACCGGGATGACCTTGTCGACGCCCTTGCAGACCGAGTAGCCGAGCTGGAAGAGGCCGCCGCAGTTCGAGCAGGAGCCCATCGAGATGACGTACTTCGGCTCGGGCATCTGGTCGTAGAGCAGGCGGGCGCGCTCGGCCATCTTGTAGGTGAGCGTGCCGGCCACGATCATGAAGTCGGCCTGGCGCGGGGAGGCGCGGGGGATCGCGCCGAAGCGCATCACGTCGGCGCGCGGGCCGCCGGTCTGCATCAGCTCGATGCCGCAGCAGGCCAGGCCGAACGTCAGGTAGTAGAGCGAGCTCGCGCGCGCGAGGTTGATGAGGTTGTCCAGCTGGCTCGTGTGGAGCAGCGTGACGTCGCCGCCGATCCCCGGGTCCATGCGTGCCGCCATGTGCGAACCGCCTCCTGCCTTGCGCGTCCTGCGTTTGACCGCGATCAGTTGATGAACCGCCGGTGCCGCCCGAGTTGTTCCGTCAGGCCGCGCGGCGCGGCTCGGCGCGGGCAGGCGCCTCCTCGCTCGGCGCGCCCAGCGTCTTGACCCACTCGAGGTCGCCGTGGGCCCAGGCCCAGGCCAGGCCGACCACCAGGATGCCGGTGAAGACCAGGAGCTCGAAGAAGGCCACCCAGGCCATGCCCGGACCCTTCGACGTCCAGTCCTTGAAGACCGCCACCACCGGGAAGGTCAGGGCGATGTCCACCTCGAAGACCAGGAAGACCAGGGCGACGAGATAGAAGCGCGGGTTGAAGTTGAACCACGCGACCCCAACGGGGCGTTCGCCGCACTCGTAGATGGATGCCTTTTCGGGATTGGGCCACTTCGGACCCAGTGCGCGAGATGCCGCAATTCCACCGAGCGCGAACCCGACGGTGACCACCGCGAACACGAGTACGGTACCGAAATCGAAGCCCATGGCTGGCGACCCTTTGTGGACCTATCCTGTCGGCAAATCTAGGGAAACAGGCGGGCGGAGTCTACAGAAGGGGAACCTGATGTCAAGGGGTGGAAACCCGTTGACAAAGGCCATTGGGGCGGGCACTTAACGGGCTCCCCACCCCGACCAGTACCCACCTATGCTGACACCCCTGCAGATCTACTTCCCGATCGGTGTAGTCCTGCTGGTGGCGGTCGTACTCGCCTTCACGATGCTCGGCCTGGCCAACGTGCTCGGACCGCGCAGACCCAGCCTGGTGAAGCAGACCCCGTTCGAGTGCGGGTCGGAGCCGGTCGGCTCCGCGCGCGAGCGGTTCGGCGTGAAGTTCTACGTCGTCGCGCTGCTCTTCATCGTGTTCGACATCGAGGCGATCTTCCTTTACCCGTGGGCGGTGCTGCTGCTGCCGGACGGCCAGGGCTATCCCGGCCTCGGCTGGCCCGGCTTCGTCTCCATGGGGATCTTCGTGTTCACCCTGGTCGCGGGCCTCGTCTACGTCTGGAAGAAGGGCGTCCTCGACTGGGCGGATTAGAGAGGAGCGACCGCACAATGGCATCGGAGCTCGACGGGCTGCCCGTCATCGCCACGCGCCGGGAGGAGGCGGAGGGGTTCCTCCAGGGCCTCGTCTCGAAGAGCCTGGGCTGGGCGCGCAAGTACTCCCTGTTCACCTATCCGTTCGTCACGGCCTGCTGCGGCATGGAGTACATGACCATGGCCTCGGCGCGGTACGACTCGGACCGGTTCGGCGCCGCCATGCCGCGGTTCTCGCCGCGCCAGGCCGACCTGCTGATGGTGGTGGGCACGGTGAACTGCAAGCAGGCGCCCATCCTCCAGCGCGTCTACGAGCAGATGGCCGATCCGAAGTGGGTGATGGCGTTCGGCGTCTGCGCCAGCTCCGGCGGGTTCTACGACAACTACGCGACGGTGCAGGGCATCGACCGGGTGATCCCGGTGGACGTCTACGTGCCCGGCTGTCCGCCGCGCCCGGAGCAGGTGCTCGACGGCATCATGCTGCTCCAGAAGAAGATCCAGAACCAGTCGCACAAGCTCATCGACCGCACGCCGCTCCCGGTGATCTCGGGCGGCGCCGGCCGGTAGGCGCGAGGACCCTCATGTCCAAGGCCGTGATCGCCGCGCTCGTCGAGCGCTTCCCGGATGCCGTCCACGCCCCGTACGAGGGCGTCGGCGGCGACGACTGCGCGTTCGTGGAGCGGAGCCGGATCGTCGACGTGTGCCGCTTCCTGAAGGAAGACCCGTCGCTCGCCTTCAACATGTCGCCGTACATCACGGCGGTGGACTACCTCGGCGCCAGCCCGCGCTTCGAGGTCGTCTACAACCTGCTCTCGACCGTGCACAACACGCGCGTGCGCCTGCGGGTGAAGGTGCCCGAGGGGCCCGAGGGCGTCGTGCCGTCGGTCACCGGCCTGTGGCGCGGCGCCGACTGGTTCGAGCGCTACTGCTGGGACATGTACGGGATCCCGTTCTCCGGGCACCCCGACATGCGCCGCCTGCTCATGTACGACGAGTTCGAGGGGCACCCGCTGCGCAAGGACTACCCGCTGCGCGGCCGGCAGCCGCTGGTCGTCGAGCGCGAGGTGCACGACATCTTCCGCGGGCCCGGGCCCGCGTCGCGCGACTAGCCGTTTCTTTCCACGCCGCCGGGCCGCGCCGAGCGCGCTGCGGCGGGCGCCCCTCCGGAAGGACCGGGCGCGCGGAGGACGAGATGAGCGAGGCGAAGGGAGTCGGAGGCATCGATCCGCGGGCGACGCCGGGCAGCGCCGGCGCCGGCGAGCGGCCGCCGATGGGGACGCTGTCCCCCCGGGCGGGCGAGGGCGAGCTGTACGCGCCCATGCCGTCGAAGCACATGGTGATCAACCTCGGCCCCTCGCACCCGGCCATGCACGGCGTGACCCGCGCCGTGGTGGAGCTGAACGGCGAGATCATCGAGGGGAT encodes:
- a CDS encoding NADH-quinone oxidoreductase subunit B, which translates into the protein MASELDGLPVIATRREEAEGFLQGLVSKSLGWARKYSLFTYPFVTACCGMEYMTMASARYDSDRFGAAMPRFSPRQADLLMVVGTVNCKQAPILQRVYEQMADPKWVMAFGVCASSGGFYDNYATVQGIDRVIPVDVYVPGCPPRPEQVLDGIMLLQKKIQNQSHKLIDRTPLPVISGGAGR
- a CDS encoding NADH-quinone oxidoreductase subunit B — its product is MAARMDPGIGGDVTLLHTSQLDNLINLARASSLYYLTFGLACCGIELMQTGGPRADVMRFGAIPRASPRQADFMIVAGTLTYKMAERARLLYDQMPEPKYVISMGSCSNCGGLFQLGYSVCKGVDKVIPVDVYVPGCPPRPEALTEGLLRLQEIVRSEPWSTKRRPAAQAEGA
- a CDS encoding NADH-quinone oxidoreductase subunit A, with translation MLTPLQIYFPIGVVLLVAVVLAFTMLGLANVLGPRRPSLVKQTPFECGSEPVGSARERFGVKFYVVALLFIVFDIEAIFLYPWAVLLLPDGQGYPGLGWPGFVSMGIFVFTLVAGLVYVWKKGVLDWAD
- a CDS encoding NADH-quinone oxidoreductase subunit A; translated protein: MGFDFGTVLVFAVVTVGFALGGIAASRALGPKWPNPEKASIYECGERPVGVAWFNFNPRFYLVALVFLVFEVDIALTFPVVAVFKDWTSKGPGMAWVAFFELLVFTGILVVGLAWAWAHGDLEWVKTLGAPSEEAPARAEPRRAA
- a CDS encoding NADH-quinone oxidoreductase subunit C; the encoded protein is MSKAVIAALVERFPDAVHAPYEGVGGDDCAFVERSRIVDVCRFLKEDPSLAFNMSPYITAVDYLGASPRFEVVYNLLSTVHNTRVRLRVKVPEGPEGVVPSVTGLWRGADWFERYCWDMYGIPFSGHPDMRRLLMYDEFEGHPLRKDYPLRGRQPLVVEREVHDIFRGPGPASRD